The following coding sequences are from one Thermostaphylospora chromogena window:
- a CDS encoding ThuA domain-containing protein, giving the protein MRIDVTVWGENVHEQQEEHVRRIYPDGMHTAIAEGLTELLGDRVRVRTATLQEPDHGLCAETLARTDVLTWWGHAAHEAVDDAVVERVRRRVLGGMGLVVLHSGHYSKIFRALMGTDCTLNWRDAGERELVWTVDPAHPIARGVPHPLVIERQETYGEPFSVPAPDELVFISSFAGGEVFRSGCCYRRGRGRVFYFSPGDQSYPVYHHPDVRRVLANAVLWAAPEDGVGAPPENTRTPVTW; this is encoded by the coding sequence GTGCGCATCGACGTCACCGTCTGGGGCGAGAACGTGCATGAACAGCAGGAGGAGCATGTCCGGCGGATCTACCCCGACGGCATGCACACGGCGATCGCCGAAGGGCTGACCGAACTGCTGGGCGACCGGGTCAGGGTCCGCACGGCGACGCTGCAGGAGCCCGACCACGGGCTCTGCGCGGAGACGCTGGCCCGCACGGACGTGCTGACGTGGTGGGGGCACGCCGCCCATGAGGCGGTGGACGACGCCGTGGTGGAACGGGTGCGCAGGCGGGTCCTGGGCGGGATGGGCCTGGTGGTGCTGCACTCCGGCCACTACTCCAAGATCTTCCGTGCCCTGATGGGCACCGACTGCACCCTGAACTGGCGCGACGCCGGCGAGCGTGAGCTGGTGTGGACGGTCGACCCCGCCCATCCGATCGCCCGCGGCGTCCCCCACCCGCTGGTGATCGAACGGCAGGAGACCTACGGCGAGCCGTTCAGCGTCCCCGCGCCGGACGAGCTGGTCTTCATCAGCTCCTTCGCGGGCGGCGAGGTGTTCCGCAGCGGCTGCTGCTACCGGCGGGGCAGGGGCAGGGTGTTCTACTTCAGCCCCGGCGACCAGTCCTACCCGGTCTACCACCATCCGGACGTGCGGCGGGTGCTGGCCAACGCCGTCCTGTGGGCCGCGCCGGAAGACGGCGTCGGCGCCCCTCCCGAGAACACCCGCACCCCCGTCACCTGGTAG